One window of Quercus robur chromosome 12, dhQueRobu3.1, whole genome shotgun sequence genomic DNA carries:
- the LOC126708561 gene encoding syntaxin-32 — translation MHVKLAPFRDRTQEFQSIADRLKKSFSSGSSAPNGPSSSSKSEEQRSAVAIQSEFNKRASKIGYGIHQTSQKLTKLAKLAKRTSVFDDPTKEIQELTALIKQDITALNSAVVDLQFLSNSRNESGNISSDTTSHSTTVVDDLKNRLMSTTKEFKEVLTMRTENLKVHENRRQLFSSTASKESTNPFVRQRPLATRSAASSSNAPPPPWANGSPSSSQLFPGKQTDGESQPLLQQQQHNQQQQQQQQQQQQMVPLQDSYMQSRAEALQNVESTIHELSSIFNQLATLVSQQGEIAIRIDENMEDTLANVEGAQGALLKYLNSISSNRWLMIKIFFVLIFFLMVFLFFVA, via the exons ATGCATGTGAAATTGGCACCGTTTCGGGATCGGACACAGGAGTTCCAGAGTATAGCCGATAGGCTAAAGAAGTCGTTTTCATCAGGGTCGTCGGCTCCGAATGGGCCGAGTAGCAGCTCAAAGTCGGAGGAACAGAGGTCTGCGGTAGCAATTCAGTCTGAGTTCAACAAGAGGGCTTCCAAAATCGGGTATGGGATACACCAGACGTCGCAAAAGCTTACCAAGCTGGCAAAGT TGGCAAAGAGGACCTCAGTTTTTGATGACCCCACCAAGGAAATCCAGGAGCTGACTGCACTTATTAAGCAAGATATTACTGCGCTAAATTCTGCAGTGGTAGATCTTCAGTTCCTCAGCAACTCTAGAAATGAGAGTGGGAATATCTCTAGTGACACCACTAGTCACTCAACCACTGTTGTAGACGACTTGAAGAATCGGTTGATGAGCACCACAAAAGAGTTCAAAGAAGTTCTTACCATGAGAACAGAG AACTTGAAGGTTCATGAGAACAGAAGACAGCTGTTTTCTTCCACTGCTTCTAAGGAATCTACAAATCCATTTGTTCGTCAACGTCCGCTGGCTACCAGGTCAGCTGCTAGCTCCTCAAATGCCCCACCTCCTCCATGGGCTAATGGGTCACCATCTTCATCCCAATTGTTTCCTGG GAAGCAAACAGATGGAGAGAGTCAGCCATTGCTGCAGCAGCAACAACATAAtcaacagcaacagcaacagcaacagcaacaacaacaaatggtTCCATTGCAAGACAGTTACATGCAGAGCAGAGCTGAAGCTCTTCAAAATGTTGAGTCCACCATTCATGAGCTCAGCAGCATCTTCAACCAGCTGGCAACTCTGGTTTCTCAGCAAGGAGAGATTGCTATCAG GATTGATGAGAATATGGAAGACACATTGGCCAATGTGGAGGGGGCACAAGGGGCCTTGCTCAAGTACCTGAACAGCATATCTTCTAATAGGTGGCTGATGATTAAGATATTCTTTGTATTAATCTTTTTCCTCATGGTTTTCCTATTTTTTGTGGCATAA
- the LOC126708131 gene encoding uncharacterized protein LOC126708131, protein MYNGRTDPVEHVSHINQRMAMHSKNETLMCKVFLSNLGPVAIRWFDSLRESSIDSFKELTRTFGSRFITCNWVPRPLDSLLSMAMRKGETLKMYSDRYCKIFNEIDGDFDDVVIRTFKVGLPTEHDLRKSLTKKPVRSMRQFMDRIDEYKRVEEDQQ, encoded by the coding sequence atgtacaatggtcgaacAGACCCTGTAGAGCACGTAAGCCATATTAACCAGAGAATGGCTATGCACTCCAAGAATGAGACtttgatgtgtaaggtgttcCTCTCCAATTTAGGGCCCGTGGCCATAAGGTGGTTTGATAGTTTAAGAGAAAGTTCCATTGATTCCTTTAAGGAACTCACTCGGACGTTTGGATCTCGCTTTATTACATGCAATTGGGTTCCTCGACCCTTAGATTCCTTATTGTCTATGGCCATGCGAAAAGGGGAGACCCTGAAAATGTACTCAGATAGATACTGTAAGATATTCAATGAGATCGACGgggattttgatgatgtggTTATAAGGACTTTCAAGGTCGGTCTGCCTACCGAGCATGATTTGAGAAAGTCCTTGACCAAGAAGCCGGTAAGGAGTATGCGTCAGTTTATGGATCGTATTGATGAATACAAGCGGGTTGAGGAAGACCAACagtaa